The genomic window ACGCTGACTGTCCTCGCCCTCGTCTCGGGCATGATCTCGTCGATCGGCTCGGTGGCCTCCTACTGCGGGCTGCTCCTGCTGCTCAACGCGGTCCTGGGAGCAGGTGTCACCTTTCCCGAGCCCCACTGGACGGCGCCGCTGCTCTTCCCCCTCGGCGGTGCCCTCGTCCTCGCGCTGACGCTTACCGGCTGGCCGTTCCGGCGCGGCGCCCCGGAGCGCAACGCGATCGCCGGGAGCTATCGCGCCGTGGCCGACCTGCTGGAGGCGGGCGACCCGGGCGACTACGACCTGCGGCGGCAGGCCGTCACGACGTCGATGAACGAGGCCTACGACGGCATCCTGTCGCGCCGCACCCGTGACATCGGCACCCGCAGCCCGCGGCTGCGCCTGCTGGCTCAGCTCAATGCGGTCACCCCGCTGGTGGAGGCATCGGCGGCCGCGCGCCTGCCCGACCACGTAGCGGCCCCGGAGATCCCCGGCATGGTGCGGGAGCTGGCGCAGGCCGTCGCCGAGGGCAGGACCGGCAGGCGCCCGCCGGAACCGCCGCCCGCCCGGACTCCCGCAGAACGTGCGCTCAACACCGCACTGCGCCACGCCGCCTCCGTGGTGAACGAGCGGGCGCCCGTCCTGGACAGCGTCGCCGACCTCCTCGGCAGACCCAACACCCTGCGGTTCCGGGCCCGCCGCGCCACCTTCGACGTCCTGCTCTCCACGGCCTCGTGGCGCTACGGGCTGCGCCTGGCCCTCTGCATCGGCATCGCCCAGGCCCTCGTGTCGGTCGCGGCGCTGCCCCGCTCGTACTGGATCGCCGTCACCGTCACCTACGTGCTCAAGCCCGACTTCGGTTCGGTCTTCTCCAGGGCCGTCACACGGGCGATCGGCACGGTGGTGGGCTTGGTGGTCGCCGCCGCGATCGTGCCGAACATCGCGGAGGGCTGGGTGGACGTCCCGGTGATCGCGGTCCTGGCGGGGATCATCCCCGCGGCGTCGGTGAAGGGGTACGGCTTCCAGACCGCGTCGATCACACCGGTGGTGCTGATGCTGACGGATCTGCTGAGCCACCAGGGCGTCCATCTGGTGCTCCCGCGCTTCGTCGACAGCTTGATCGGCTGCGCGATCGTCCTGGTCATGGGCTACCTGCTGTGGCCGGAGAGCTGGCACGCGCGTATCGGCGACCGGCTGGCCGACACCGTCGACGACGCGGCCGGCTACCTGGCGAGTGCCTTCGGGACCGCGGTGCTCAGCGACGAGGACGAGGCCGAACGGGCCAGGACGCGGCGGCGCGTCTACCGTGCCCTGTCCGTCGTCCGCTCCGAGTTCCAGCGGGCCCTGGCAGAACCGCCGCCGGCCGGCCCGCAGGCCGCCGCCTGGCTGCCGCTGGTCGTCGCCGTCGAGCGGATCGTCGATGCCACGACGGCGGCACGGATCCGGGTGAACTACGGAGCCGCGCCACCCGAGATGACGGAGGTGGCCGAGCTCCAGGAACGGCTTCGCCACCTCGCGCGCCGGGTGCGGACGCCACGCGCCGAGGAGGTGACGGCGATCGGGAAGGGCGGCGGCGGAGGCACCCTCGCAGGCCTGCGGGACGAGGTCGAGGCGGCGTGCGCGATTGCCTCCACCGGGCCGAGCCGCCCTGGCGGCTGAGGGACGACACGGTCCCTCCGCGTCCTCACGTGACGCCCGTCCTCACGTGGCGATGTGGTCCAGGGGGACTTCCGGGTCGGCGAGGACCGCCTCGTCGACGGCGGCGCCGGACTCGATGATCGAGCGGATCGGGTCCATCACGTCCCACACGTTGACGCCCATGCCCGCCAGCACACGATCGCGGGACATCCAGAAGGCGACGAACTTCCGTTCTGCCTTCTCGCCGCGGAAGACGACGCGGTCGTAGCCGCCAGGCTCCGTGTGGCCCGTGTACTCCATGCCGAGGTCGTACTGATCGGTGAAGAAGTACGGCAGCTTGTCGTAGACGGAGTCCTGACCGAGCATGCTCAGCGCCGCGGTGTGCGGCTGGTTGAGGGCGTTGGCCCAGTGCTCGACACGGATACGCCGGCCGAGGCGCGGGTGGTAGGCGTTGGCGACGTCGCCTGCGGCGTAGACGTCGGCGGCCGAGGTCTGCAGGTGCGCGTCGGTGACGATGCCGTTGTCGACCTCCAGGCCTGCCTGCTGGGCGAGTTCGACGTTGGGCGTGATGCCGACACCGACGACGACGGCGTCCGCGTCGAGCCGGGTGCCGTCGGCGAGCTCGACGCCGTCCACCCGGCCCTGCGTTCCGGTGACGCGCTCCACCTGGGCGGAGTGGTGGAAACGGACACCGTGATCGGCGTGGAGTCCGGCGAAGACCTCGGCGACCTCGCGTCCCAGCACCTTCACCAGCGGCAGCTCACCGTGGTCGATCAGGGTGACGTCCGCGCCGGCTGTCCTGGCCGCGGCGGCGGTCTCCAGACCGATCCACCCGCCGCCGACCACGACGATTCTGGCCCCTTCGACGAAGGCGGCCCTGAGGCGGTCGCTGTCGCCCACCCGGCGCAGATACAGCACGTTCTCGAGATCCGCTCC from Streptomyces sp. NBC_01198 includes these protein-coding regions:
- a CDS encoding NAD(P)/FAD-dependent oxidoreductase; translated protein: MRNIVSSVQTFVIVGGGLAAGKAAEALRENGHGGPILVVGDEEEKPYIRPPLSKGYLLGTDERDSIFVHPDDWYREHDVDLLLGSQVRVVDPQAREVELDGGRRLQYAKLLLATGSSPRPLPVPGADLENVLYLRRVGDSDRLRAAFVEGARIVVVGGGWIGLETAAAARTAGADVTLIDHGELPLVKVLGREVAEVFAGLHADHGVRFHHSAQVERVTGTQGRVDGVELADGTRLDADAVVVGVGITPNVELAQQAGLEVDNGIVTDAHLQTSAADVYAAGDVANAYHPRLGRRIRVEHWANALNQPHTAALSMLGQDSVYDKLPYFFTDQYDLGMEYTGHTEPGGYDRVVFRGEKAERKFVAFWMSRDRVLAGMGVNVWDVMDPIRSIIESGAAVDEAVLADPEVPLDHIAT
- a CDS encoding FUSC family protein, encoding MVKPAGSKLGRRWGWSTAAARVSPPGWLLDAVRPRPARVPWAAVARAAVALAAPLSVGLAVGRPDYGALVGIGAVFAVLCDSADAYRLRVLNIAVPQPFGAAGVALGILVHGRGWVAVVTLTVLALVSGMISSIGSVASYCGLLLLLNAVLGAGVTFPEPHWTAPLLFPLGGALVLALTLTGWPFRRGAPERNAIAGSYRAVADLLEAGDPGDYDLRRQAVTTSMNEAYDGILSRRTRDIGTRSPRLRLLAQLNAVTPLVEASAAARLPDHVAAPEIPGMVRELAQAVAEGRTGRRPPEPPPARTPAERALNTALRHAASVVNERAPVLDSVADLLGRPNTLRFRARRATFDVLLSTASWRYGLRLALCIGIAQALVSVAALPRSYWIAVTVTYVLKPDFGSVFSRAVTRAIGTVVGLVVAAAIVPNIAEGWVDVPVIAVLAGIIPAASVKGYGFQTASITPVVLMLTDLLSHQGVHLVLPRFVDSLIGCAIVLVMGYLLWPESWHARIGDRLADTVDDAAGYLASAFGTAVLSDEDEAERARTRRRVYRALSVVRSEFQRALAEPPPAGPQAAAWLPLVVAVERIVDATTAARIRVNYGAAPPEMTEVAELQERLRHLARRVRTPRAEEVTAIGKGGGGGTLAGLRDEVEAACAIASTGPSRPGG